Genomic segment of Thermoanaerobaculia bacterium:
CCCTCGCGTTGAACCCGCGGCACGAGGACAGCCTGTACGCGCTCGGGAACCTGCTCCTCGAGACGGGAGACCGGGAGGCGGCGCGTCAGGCCTTCGAGAGGCTCGCGGCGGAGGCGCCCCGGAGCGCCCGCATGCACGGAGCGCTCGGCGATCTGCTCGCGGAGGACGCGGCGGGGTCCGGCTCGGATCTCGAGGCCGCGCGGAATCATTACCGCGCCGCCGGCGAGGTCAACGGCGAGGAGACGGGATGGGTGCTGCGGATGGGCGAAATCTCGCTCGCGGAGGGGAAGATCGGAGACGCGGCCGCGTCGTTCCGGAACGTCGCGGCGACGAACCCGCGATCCTTCGAGGCGCTCTATCTCTCCGGGTTCCTCGCGTATCGCCGCGGCGATCTCCGCGAAGCCGCCAGACTCTACGCCCGCGCCTTCGCGGCCATGCCGCTTCCGGCGGGGCGGGCCTTGGCGGAAGGGGACGCGCGCCGCGCGCTCCCGGCCCTTCCGCGCCGCGGCGTCTTCGCGGCGCACTGGCGGCGCCTGGCCTCGGGCGCGGCGACGATGGAGGACGCCTACGGTGACCTGTCCCGCCGGATCGGCAAGCCCGCGCGCTGAGCGCGCGAGGCGGCCTTCGGAACCGCGGCCCTCGGGGAGTTACCGCGCCGTCTGCGGCTCGCCGATCTCTTCGGCCCGCACGCGGGCCAGGCATTCCTGCCCGCATCCGCGATTCTCGGGCCAGAGCGAGCACGCGGCGACCTTCATCGGGAGCCGGTCGAACGCGGAGCCGATCGCCGCCGAAACGGCGTCGACGCGCACGCCCGCGGGGCCCTCCGTGCGGGGGCAGAAGAGCGAGCGCGGTTTCCGAAAGCGCCGGTAGGCGTCGACGGCCACCGGCACGACGACCAGCAGCAGCCCCGCGACGATCACTCCGAGGATCTCCCAGTCCGAACCGGTCATAGCGGCCTCCTTCCAATCCCGCGGCTGGCGCCGGGATTCCGATGCCGGCGTTCAGCGGCGCGCATGTTCGCTTTCCGCCGGCTCGGCGCCGACGTCGAAGAGGGATTCCGCCGCGTGGACGTATTCGACGTACGCGCGGACGTACTCCCGTCCCGCCGCGACGCTTTCCGAGGCATGCCGGCGTGCTTCCCGGGCGCGGGCGAACCGTTCCCGGAGGAGCGCGGCGTTGCGCTCGGCGACGAGCCGGACGAGCTCGTCCGCCGACCCGCTCTCGAACGAACGGTCGGCGGCGCGGACGGCGGGAGAGAGTTCCGTTCCGGCGGGCTTGACGCCGGTGAACGGCTCTCCTTCGGAGGCGCGGTGCAGGCGCACGACCGTGTCGAAGAACGAGCGGTCGGCCAGGGCTTTCGCGTCCGGGCCGAGGCGCCGCACGACCGAAGCTTCATCGAACGCCTTGCGGACCTCCGCTTCGCTCCCGGGGGCGACCCACTTCAGGACCGGCGTGACCGCTCCCGATTCGAGCGCCGCGCGTGCGTCGGCGACGACCGGTCCGTCCAGCGTGTCGCAGTGCGCGGCTGCCGGCCGCGAGGGGAGGAGCAGCGCGAAGAGGAGGGCGGCGGCCGCCGTCGCGCCGGAGCGCCCGAATCGCAGAGACATGGCCGGTCTTACTTTCTGCGGGCGCCTATGCCGCCCGCGGCTTGCGTTTCCAGGCGATGTACGGGCGGGCGAGCGCCCGCATCGCGGAGAGCTTCGCCTCGTAGAAGCGGGTCGCGAGCGACGGGGCGACGAGGTCGGCCGCCTCCTCCGGCTGCACGACGAGCGAGACCTCGATCGGAAGGACGCCCACGGGCATCCCGGAGCGGCGGCAAGCCTCGTAGAGATACGCGAAGACTTCCTTCATCTCGTCCGGATCG
This window contains:
- a CDS encoding DUF6448 family protein, yielding MSLRFGRSGATAAAALLFALLLPSRPAAAHCDTLDGPVVADARAALESGAVTPVLKWVAPGSEAEVRKAFDEASVVRRLGPDAKALADRSFFDTVVRLHRASEGEPFTGVKPAGTELSPAVRAADRSFESGSADELVRLVAERNAALLRERFARAREARRHASESVAAGREYVRAYVEYVHAAESLFDVGAEPAESEHARR